The bacterium region CGTCGCCGTCAAGACCGCGACGACGACGACCGCGGCCACGATCTGCCACCGCTTCAACCGGATTCCGAGCACGACGACTCCCCCTCGTCCTTTCGCCCGTTCCAACGGCTCCCATCACCCGCGTGGAGCGCCCAGCGAACCGCCCCGCCCGAGGCGACGCGCCGCTCTCGGCGATCCGATGATGCCGGAGCACGACGCCTGAATGTCCCTCGTCCGAATCTGTCGGGTGCGGCGTCCCGCTCCTCGAAACGCGCTTGGATCCAAGCGCCGCTCTTCGGTCTCCAGGCCGCGACACCCGAAGCGCGACGTTCAGGTCTGCGGTCGGCTCCGGCGTCTTTGGCTCGCAGCGGCGCTCTCCTCGCCGGCGCGTCGCTGCGCCATTCCGTCGAGAAGCGCAGGACTTCGCTGCGCCCCCGTTCTTCTATTCTCCCACGCACGGATCCGGCCAGAAGTTCCCGCTCCAGCGCCGGTCGAAAAGGTCGTTCGAGCCGTTCAGGTTGGTCTGCCGCCCCATCGGAGTAACGGTGATGGTGCAGTCCTCCGGCCGGTACCGGAGAGTGGTGTCGATATGCCACCAGTGGTGGGCGGTACGCACGAACGCGACCACCTGCCCGAGCGACGCGCCGTCGATCTCGAAATCGTCGGCGTACCCCGACTCCGGCGCGAAAGTGATCAATTCCCCGGATTGATCGCGGAGGACCTGCGCGCCCTCCCCGACGACGCGCACGCGCCAGCCGTGGTACGCCTTGGGCCCGGGCTCCCGCCCCACGGCCGAAACCGCCTCCGCCTCGAATCTCAGCCGGCCGTCCTCCTGTCCGGAACCCTTGATCACAAGCGGCAGGATGCCCGTCGTCCCCGGCTCGCCCCCACAGCCCCGCACCTTCACGTCGAAGCCGTCGGGCCCACGCCACTCCGTGACCGGCGCCGGGCCCGCTCCCCGGCGCAGCACGCCGTAGACGAGCCGGCCTTCGAACGGCCGGTGCAGGTAGCCCCAGTTGATCCGTTCCCCGGCCGGCGTCGTCGCGCTCCATTTCAGCGGCGCCACGTACTGCTCCCTGTCCAGCTCCCTCAACCAGATCCAGAGATGCCTGCCGGTCACGTGGACCTCGCCCCGCGCGTCCGCGGCCACGTCCCGCTGCTCGAATCCGTGCGCGTGCCACGGGAACAGCCACGACCACCACGCCACCCGCACCGTGCAGAGCCGCACGCGGTACCCCGCCGCCGGCCGCCCGAACTGGTCAGTGAACGCCAAAACCGTGTGCGCCTTCACCTGCGCCGCCCGCTCCTCGCGCAGGCTCGCCCACGACCACGCCGCCGTCGCCGCCAAGACGACGACCACGACGATCTGCCACCGCCGGATCTTCATTCCGCGCCCCCGTTCGCTCGTTCGCCGCCATGGGACAGCGCCCCGCGAGACCAGACTTCGCGCCGTGCGGCCCCCCGAACGACAGGCCGCACGTTATCACGGTTCGCGAGCGGCGCGGCGGCCGACGCCGGCGCGGCGAGACGTGACAGGCCCCGCGCGGAAGCGGCCGCTCAGGGAGAGACGAGGACGCGCACTTGGCTGGGGGCGATCTGGGCGCCGGCGGGCATGTTGGCGTTCGAGCCGTTCTGGCCGGTCATGCAGCCGACATAGACGAGCTGCTGGCCTTCCGCCTTCACTTTCATGCTGCCCAGCTTGAACGCCGCCGGCCCCTTGATCATGTTCGAGACGACGCCGCACACCGAGCCCGCCTCGTCGCCGCTCGACATCGGGATCTGCGTTCCCTTGTGCACGGCCTTCTTGTTGCAGATCAGGACCTTCTGCGAGCAGGTGGCCGCGTTGGCCTGCGCCAGCTGCGCGACGTTCGGATACGGCAGCGGGATCGGCCCCGCGGGGGGCGCGGGGGTCTTGCAGACGTCGGGAAACGCGAGGCACATCCCGCCGCCGTTCGTCGAAGCCGGTAGACACATCGCCGCCCCTCCTCAGCCGAGGTGGATCTTCTCGCCGTCGAGCTTCAGGTCGGCGCCGGCAAGGGCGCCGACGACGTAGTACTCGCGCCCGCCGAACGCGAGCACCCTGTCCCCCGTCTCGGGACGGTCGATCTGCGTTAGCGCGGGCCGCTTCCGCCGCCCGCGCCGCGAACGCCCGCGCCGCGATCGACTTCGCCGGCCATCGGGACCGGAGACTCGACAGCGCCGTCGGCGTCCCGGACCCGCCGCGGAACAACGAGCTTCGCCTGCGCGGCAATTGCCGCGGTGTCCGCTGTGTGCCGCTCGCCCTCGAGCATGTTCTGCCGGCAACTGGCCGCAACGCCGACCAGACCAGAGAGGACGCATCCTGCGACACCCATGACGACGCGCAAACGACGGCGACGAGTCCCCAGCGCGCCGGCGGCCACTGAAACCGACCCCGCGAGGAACACGAGCGCAGTCGGAAGCATCGTCGGAATGCCAGCATTGCTCATCAGCCAAGTCATTGAAAGCCCGGAGCGTTACAGCCAGAACAGCTCTCCTCGACGGCTTTGGTCAATCAAGCTGCCTTCGGCCTTCTGATTTTCGGGCTGCCCTTGCTGCCAGCACGGCATCCAGCGGCCGCACCACGATGATGTGCTGGAGCGACGCGGCCTTCGCCAGATCATCCTGAATGCTGCTTTCCAAGGTCGCCAAGCCGCCGTCGCACGCTTGAGGGCTGACTTCGAAAAGAGTTACGACAGTGCGGCATGTCTCGTCAATCCACTCGGTCTCGTACTGAGGCACCTCGACGCGCTGGAACCCGTTCATGATCGAGTAGGTTCCACTGACGCGGCGCGCCGTCGTCGGGGGGCCGATCTTCTCCACCAGCGATTCGACGACTTCCGGACCCGAGAGCCCTGCGTGCAGCTTGATGCCGGATGACGTCACGTCGGAGTCCATCCGCAGGAACAGAGCCTGCACGCGTCCGATCTCGTCGACCACGGCAACCGTGAATTGCTGCTTCGTCTTGGGTCCGTCGTCGAACACGACGCGGACTTCGGCGCCGGGGTACATCTCCTTCACGAACGCCCACCGCATCAGCGGCTTCTTCACGTACGGCTTCGCGGCTTTCAGTTCGGCCATCGTCATGCCGATCCGGACTTTGCGGAACGTGTACTTCGCGTTGCAGGCCGCCGTCTCGCGCCCCGCGATCTCTTGACCTCCCCCGCCGCCGACGACCGTCGGCGGCTCTTGCGCCGCGCACAGCGAGGCACACACGAACGACGCGAAAACGACCGCGACGACTCTTCCGATCATCGGACTCCCCCTTTCCGACACGCGCGCCCCGGGCGCCGACGCCGCGCGGCCGTTCGTGCAACGAACGCCCGCCGGCGCAACGCGCTCCCCCGCGCGGACGCGAGTCTGGGGCCGCGCGCGCCGGGCCGTCAACCGCGCCGCGGCGCGCGTCTCAGGCCGCGTCCGCGGGGTTGATGCCGATCGGACGCCGGCGAAGGTCGCCCTGCGATTCCTCGCGCGCGGCCTGCTCGAGGTCGGCCATCGACAGCGCCGCGCGGCCGCGCGCGACGGCGCGCGAGGCGGCCTTGAGCACGGCGTTGCGGATCCGCGCGCCGGTGAGCGGATGGCGGGCGGCGAGCCGCGCGAGGTCCACGTCCGCCGCGAGCGGCGTCTGCGCCGGGAGGAGGCGCCGCCAGAGCAGCAGCCGCGCCGCCGCGTCGGGCTGCGGGAACTCCAGCACGAAGCGCATCCGCCGCAGGAACGCGGGGTCGATGTTCGAGGCGAGGTTCGTCGTCAGCAGCACGACGCCCGGATAACGCTCGACCTCCCGCAGCAGCACGCCGCTCTCCAGGTTGGCCTCGCGGTCCGCGCCGCTCTGGACCGCGACGCGCCGCGCGAACAGCGCGTCCGCCTCGTCGAACAGGAGGACCGCGCCCTCCGCGCGCGCCGCGCTGAAGAGGGCGGCGATCTGCTTCGCCCCTTCGCCGACCCATTTGGAGACGACCTGCGCCGCGTTGACGACCCGGAACGGACGCCCGAGCTCGAAGGCCAGCGCCTCGGCGGCGAGCGTCTTCCCCGTCCCCGGCGCGCCGTGGAACAGCGCCGCGATCCCCGCCCCGCCGAGGAGCAGCTCGTCGAAGCCCCAGTCCGCGGCCATCGCGCCCCGCGACCGCGCGAAG contains the following coding sequences:
- a CDS encoding DUF4150 domain-containing protein, whose translation is MCLPASTNGGGMCLAFPDVCKTPAPPAGPIPLPYPNVAQLAQANAATCSQKVLICNKKAVHKGTQIPMSSGDEAGSVCGVVSNMIKGPAAFKLGSMKVKAEGQQLVYVGCMTGQNGSNANMPAGAQIAPSQVRVLVSP